One part of the Acuticoccus sediminis genome encodes these proteins:
- a CDS encoding YdcH family protein, with amino-acid sequence MSAEARKAALERRHAAIEAELQNLTTHPSVDQLTAIQLKREKLRLKDEIARIRA; translated from the coding sequence ATGTCCGCTGAGGCACGTAAGGCTGCGCTGGAGCGCAGGCACGCCGCGATCGAAGCTGAGCTCCAAAACCTCACCACACATCCTAGTGTCGACCAACTCACCGCCATCCAACTCAAGCGGGAAAAGCTTCGCCTCAAAGACGAAATTGCCCGAATAAGAGCCTAG
- a CDS encoding multidrug effflux MFS transporter, whose product MAEFVGMMAMSMALTALSVDIMLVALPNIAADFGLLDPNSQQFVITAYMAAFATGHLVVGPLSDRIGRKPVLIGGFVVYIGGTLLAIFAHSFEALLAARVIQGLGASGPRVVAVAVVRDRFVGRGMSQIMSIVMMVFIILPIIAPSLGSLLALLGSWQPIFMFLLIFSIGIMIWVSTRLEETNPRSGSGSHKAVPILRAVRIILQSRQTVGYTMSLGFIFGCLLTYIASAQQLFEDVYDVVTWFPLIFASVAGGMVVASLVNSRFVEKIGMRRLSHGSLLLFVALALVTNLIHAIVGEFAMLPLVAFLSVSFFLIGLMLPNFNALAMEPLGSIAGTGSSFVGFAMTGMGAILGGTIGQMYDGSAHPLIVGYGLFAVISLAIVVVTERGRLMHASAHPIGMKE is encoded by the coding sequence ATGGCCGAGTTTGTGGGCATGATGGCGATGTCGATGGCGCTGACGGCGCTGTCGGTCGACATCATGCTCGTGGCGCTGCCCAATATCGCGGCGGACTTCGGGCTACTGGACCCCAACTCGCAGCAGTTCGTGATCACCGCCTACATGGCGGCGTTCGCGACGGGGCACCTTGTGGTCGGGCCGTTGTCGGACCGGATCGGGCGCAAGCCCGTCCTGATCGGCGGCTTCGTCGTCTACATCGGCGGCACGCTGCTGGCGATCTTCGCTCATAGCTTCGAGGCGCTGCTCGCGGCGCGGGTCATCCAGGGGCTGGGCGCGTCGGGCCCGCGGGTCGTCGCGGTGGCCGTGGTGCGCGACCGCTTCGTCGGCCGCGGCATGAGCCAGATCATGAGCATCGTGATGATGGTCTTCATCATCCTGCCGATCATCGCGCCCTCGCTCGGCAGCCTCCTGGCGCTGCTGGGATCCTGGCAGCCGATCTTCATGTTCCTGCTGATCTTCTCGATCGGCATCATGATCTGGGTGTCGACCCGGCTGGAGGAGACGAACCCGCGTTCCGGATCGGGCTCGCACAAGGCGGTGCCGATCCTGCGCGCGGTCCGGATCATCCTGCAGAGCCGCCAGACGGTGGGCTACACGATGAGCCTCGGCTTCATCTTCGGTTGCCTGCTCACCTACATCGCCAGCGCGCAGCAGCTTTTCGAGGACGTCTACGACGTCGTCACCTGGTTCCCGCTGATCTTCGCGAGCGTTGCCGGCGGCATGGTCGTGGCCAGCCTGGTGAACTCGCGGTTCGTCGAGAAGATCGGCATGCGCCGCCTGTCGCACGGCTCGCTGCTGCTGTTCGTGGCGCTGGCGCTGGTCACGAACCTCATCCACGCGATCGTCGGCGAGTTCGCGATGCTGCCTCTGGTCGCGTTTTTGTCAGTATCCTTCTTCCTGATCGGATTGATGCTGCCGAACTTCAACGCGCTGGCGATGGAGCCGCTGGGCTCGATCGCGGGCACGGGATCCTCGTTCGTCGGCTTCGCGATGACGGGCATGGGGGCGATTCTGGGGGGCACGATCGGCCAGATGTACGACGGATCAGCGCACCCCCTGATCGTCGGCTACGGGCTTTTTGCCGTGATTTCTCTGGCGATCGTGGTGGTGACGGAGCGGGGACGGCTGATGCATGCATCGGCGCACCCTATCGGAATGAAAGAGTAG
- a CDS encoding AbrB family transcriptional regulator produces MALTLLAIGIGALGAFLFNTIGMPAAFLTGSAAAVAIAILVGLPIDLPNPVRAGSFSVLGTVMGSSISPEALQQLATAPIALVGLVMVIAGTTAASAAMLCWLGGWDRLSALCGSIPGNLPLVLAVSTDGGARMDRVVMAQSLRLFILVAIIPFALGGSEQGGLHMAPPDTTAFDVVFTLALTAVAVFVAYKIRIPAPALMGPLIIGAAMSITGLARVAIPDWMAAFALIMLGASVALRFRGVERDGLMRMFLASLAGFVAAALTSLAVATVFAEVLGRPLGTVFLAYAPGGIDTMIALSFLLNYDVAFVALIHTARMILLSLSLPPIVSALGRRWRSESSVGG; encoded by the coding sequence GTGGCCCTGACGCTGCTCGCCATCGGCATCGGCGCCCTCGGCGCCTTTCTCTTCAACACCATCGGCATGCCGGCCGCCTTCCTGACGGGATCGGCGGCGGCGGTGGCGATCGCCATCCTGGTCGGCCTGCCGATCGATCTGCCGAACCCGGTGCGCGCCGGCTCATTCTCCGTGCTCGGCACCGTGATGGGCTCCAGCATCAGCCCCGAGGCGCTGCAGCAGCTCGCCACGGCGCCCATCGCGCTGGTGGGTCTCGTGATGGTGATCGCCGGCACCACGGCGGCGAGCGCGGCGATGCTGTGCTGGCTCGGCGGCTGGGACCGGCTCTCCGCGCTCTGCGGCTCCATCCCGGGCAACCTGCCGCTGGTGCTGGCCGTCTCCACCGACGGCGGCGCGCGGATGGACCGGGTGGTGATGGCCCAGTCGCTTCGGCTCTTCATTCTGGTGGCGATCATCCCCTTCGCGCTGGGCGGCTCGGAGCAGGGCGGGCTCCACATGGCGCCGCCGGACACCACCGCGTTCGACGTCGTCTTCACGCTGGCGCTGACCGCGGTGGCGGTGTTCGTCGCCTACAAGATCCGGATCCCGGCGCCGGCGCTGATGGGGCCGCTCATCATCGGCGCGGCGATGTCGATCACCGGTCTGGCACGTGTCGCGATCCCGGACTGGATGGCGGCCTTCGCGCTGATCATGCTGGGGGCGAGCGTCGCGCTGCGCTTCCGCGGCGTGGAGCGGGACGGGCTGATGCGCATGTTCCTCGCCTCGCTGGCCGGGTTCGTTGCGGCGGCGCTGACCTCGCTCGCCGTCGCGACGGTCTTCGCCGAGGTGCTGGGCCGGCCGCTCGGGACCGTCTTCCTCGCCTACGCGCCGGGCGGCATCGACACGATGATCGCGCTGTCCTTCCTTCTGAACTACGACGTGGCCTTCGTCGCGCTCATCCACACCGCGCGAATGATACTTCTTTCCCTTTCGCTGCCGCCCATCGTCTCCGCCCTGGGGCGGCGATGGCGAAGCGAGAGCTCGGTAGGCGGGTAG
- a CDS encoding glutamate synthase subunit beta: protein MGKVTGFLEIDRQELKYQPAADRIRHFKEFTLPLTDPEVERQAARCMDCGIPFCQSDAGCPVDNQIPDWNDLVYTQDWMEAARNLHSTNNFPEFTGRVCPAPCEEACTLNIENTPVAIKAIEQAIADKAWENGWIAPQPPARLTGKKVAVIGAGSAGMAAAQQLARVGHEVHVFERYAKSGGLLRYGIPDFKMEKGIIDRRQSQLEAEGVVFHFGADVGADRLKTLAAEFDAVLLTTGAERPRDPGLPGIELAGVHYAMPFLVQQNRRVGREPFDEVPIMASGKNVVVIGGGDTASDCIGTSIRQGALQVTQLDIRPMPPIRENKDVVWPYWPTKFRTSSSQAEGADREFAVATLEIVGKNGRATHVRCARVDPKRKPIAGTEFDIRADLVLVAIGFSGPRLDTYLSGNELQLDGRTNIVANTTDYRTSVSKVYAAGDVRRGQSLVVWAIREGRQAARAIDLDLMGATTLPR, encoded by the coding sequence ATGGGGAAGGTCACGGGATTTTTGGAGATCGACCGGCAGGAACTGAAGTACCAGCCGGCGGCGGATCGCATTCGTCATTTCAAGGAGTTCACCCTTCCGCTCACTGACCCGGAAGTGGAACGCCAGGCGGCGCGCTGCATGGACTGCGGGATTCCGTTCTGCCAGTCCGATGCCGGCTGTCCCGTCGACAACCAGATCCCCGACTGGAACGACCTCGTCTACACCCAGGACTGGATGGAGGCGGCGCGCAACCTCCACTCGACCAACAACTTCCCCGAGTTCACCGGCCGCGTCTGCCCGGCGCCGTGCGAAGAGGCGTGCACGCTCAACATCGAGAACACGCCCGTCGCCATCAAGGCGATCGAGCAGGCGATCGCCGACAAGGCGTGGGAGAACGGCTGGATCGCGCCGCAGCCGCCCGCGCGCCTCACCGGCAAGAAGGTTGCCGTGATCGGTGCGGGCTCGGCCGGCATGGCCGCGGCCCAGCAACTCGCCCGCGTCGGCCACGAGGTGCACGTCTTCGAGCGCTACGCCAAGTCCGGCGGCCTGCTGCGCTACGGCATCCCCGACTTCAAGATGGAGAAGGGGATCATCGACCGCCGCCAGTCGCAGTTGGAAGCCGAAGGCGTCGTCTTCCACTTCGGCGCGGACGTCGGTGCCGACCGGCTGAAGACGCTCGCGGCCGAGTTCGACGCCGTGCTGCTGACGACGGGTGCCGAGCGGCCGCGCGATCCCGGCCTGCCGGGCATCGAGCTCGCCGGCGTCCACTACGCGATGCCGTTCCTCGTGCAGCAGAACCGCCGCGTCGGGCGAGAGCCGTTCGACGAGGTGCCGATCATGGCCTCCGGCAAGAACGTCGTCGTCATCGGCGGCGGCGATACGGCGTCGGACTGCATCGGCACCTCGATCCGCCAGGGCGCGCTGCAGGTCACGCAGCTCGACATCCGCCCGATGCCGCCCATCCGCGAGAACAAGGACGTCGTGTGGCCGTACTGGCCGACGAAGTTCCGCACGTCCTCGTCCCAGGCCGAGGGCGCGGACCGCGAGTTCGCGGTGGCGACGCTGGAGATCGTCGGCAAGAACGGCCGCGCGACCCACGTGCGCTGCGCCCGGGTCGACCCCAAGCGCAAGCCGATCGCTGGCACCGAGTTCGACATTCGCGCCGATCTCGTCCTCGTCGCCATCGGCTTCTCGGGCCCGCGGCTCGACACCTATCTGTCGGGCAACGAGCTACAATTGGACGGGCGTACCAACATAGTTGCTAACACAACAGACTATCGCACATCGGTCTCGAAGGTGTATGCGGCAGGGGACGTGCGGCGAGGACAGAGCCTCGTGGTCTGGGCGATCCGCGAGGGACGCCAGGCTGCGCGCGCCATCGACCTCGACCTGATGGGGGCGACGACGCTCCCGCGCTAA
- a CDS encoding 23S rRNA (adenine(2030)-N(6))-methyltransferase RlmJ, whose translation MNYRHAFHAGNHADVLKHVVLTRLLAYLRRKDKPFRVIDTHAGIGLYDLGAEEAVRSPEWRDGIARLAGATLPDDVAGLLAPYREAVAAVNEGERLLHYPGSPLIVQHMLREGDALEAIELHPVDHGLLVDALGRDRRVKVLHIDGWLALGAHLPPKERRGLVLVDPPYEEAADWDRLVDGLKAAHRRFAGGVYLLWYPLKAGAPVAALHRGLRGAGIPKVLAAELSVRGEAEGGLSGSGVIVVNPPFTLEGELKALLPALTDLLAQDGAATHRVVWLRGET comes from the coding sequence CTGAACTACCGGCACGCCTTCCATGCCGGCAATCACGCGGACGTCCTCAAGCACGTCGTTCTGACCCGGCTCCTCGCGTACCTGAGGCGCAAGGACAAGCCGTTTCGCGTGATCGACACCCACGCCGGGATCGGCCTCTACGATCTCGGCGCGGAGGAGGCGGTCCGCTCGCCGGAGTGGCGCGACGGGATCGCCCGCCTCGCGGGCGCTACGCTGCCGGACGACGTGGCCGGGCTGCTGGCGCCGTACCGTGAGGCGGTGGCGGCGGTCAACGAGGGGGAGAGGCTCCTTCACTATCCGGGCTCGCCCCTCATCGTGCAGCACATGCTGCGCGAAGGGGACGCGCTGGAGGCGATCGAGCTGCATCCCGTCGACCATGGCCTTCTCGTGGACGCGCTGGGGCGCGACAGGCGGGTGAAGGTGCTGCACATCGACGGCTGGCTAGCGCTCGGCGCGCATCTGCCGCCGAAGGAGCGGCGGGGCCTGGTGCTGGTCGACCCGCCCTACGAGGAGGCGGCCGACTGGGACCGGCTGGTCGACGGTCTGAAGGCCGCGCACCGCCGGTTCGCGGGCGGGGTCTACCTCCTGTGGTATCCGCTGAAGGCGGGCGCGCCGGTGGCGGCGCTGCACAGGGGGCTGAGAGGCGCCGGGATCCCCAAGGTCCTGGCGGCGGAGCTGAGCGTCAGGGGGGAGGCCGAGGGTGGTCTTTCCGGCTCGGGTGTGATCGTGGTCAATCCGCCCTTCACTCTGGAGGGGGAGCTGAAGGCGCTGCTTCCGGCGCTCACCGATCTCCTGGCGCAGGACGGAGCCGCGACGCATCGCGTTGTTTGGCTTCGCGGCGAGACGTAA
- a CDS encoding 5'-methylthioadenosine/S-adenosylhomocysteine nucleosidase, whose protein sequence is MIRALARPLAAVAFAAAVGVGVPFAAAAEPVDPTPRIAVMSAFAPEWGVLQEMIEDRTDAVENGVRFVTGTIDGTPVVLLLSGVGMVNAAMSAQMVLDRYTVDTIVFSGIAGGVDPSLTLGEVVVPDRWASYFNVLIARKTTDGYSIPSFMHAEYPNYGMLYPQPELVRSDGHEEPEHRFWFEVDEGLLTRATRASVKVALESCTGAGVCLSEAPRVVVGGNGVSGSAFVDNAEFRKYVFDTFDASVVDMESAAVAQVAATNGVKFIAFRSLSDLAGGSEAENEMETFMAIAAENSAGMVRAFLAEGAEAGQP, encoded by the coding sequence GTGATCCGCGCCCTCGCGAGGCCCCTGGCCGCCGTGGCATTTGCCGCGGCGGTTGGCGTCGGCGTGCCGTTCGCGGCCGCCGCGGAGCCGGTCGATCCCACCCCGCGCATCGCGGTCATGTCGGCCTTCGCGCCGGAATGGGGCGTGCTTCAGGAGATGATCGAGGACCGTACGGACGCGGTCGAGAACGGTGTGCGCTTCGTCACCGGGACCATCGACGGGACGCCCGTCGTGCTGCTCCTGTCGGGCGTCGGCATGGTCAACGCCGCGATGTCGGCGCAGATGGTACTCGACCGCTACACGGTCGACACCATCGTCTTCTCCGGGATCGCCGGTGGCGTGGATCCGTCGCTGACCCTCGGCGAGGTGGTCGTGCCGGACCGCTGGGCGTCGTACTTCAACGTCCTCATCGCCCGGAAGACCACCGACGGCTACTCCATCCCGTCCTTCATGCACGCCGAGTATCCGAACTACGGCATGCTGTACCCGCAGCCGGAGCTCGTCCGCTCGGACGGGCACGAGGAGCCGGAGCACCGGTTCTGGTTCGAGGTGGACGAGGGGCTGCTGACGCGGGCGACCCGGGCCTCGGTGAAGGTGGCGCTGGAGAGCTGCACCGGCGCGGGCGTGTGCCTCAGCGAGGCGCCGCGCGTGGTGGTCGGCGGCAACGGCGTGTCCGGCTCGGCCTTCGTCGACAATGCGGAGTTCCGCAAGTACGTGTTCGACACGTTCGACGCGAGCGTTGTCGACATGGAGAGCGCGGCCGTGGCGCAGGTCGCGGCGACCAATGGCGTGAAGTTCATCGCCTTCCGCTCCCTGTCGGATCTCGCCGGCGGGAGCGAGGCGGAGAACGAGATGGAGACCTTCATGGCGATCGCCGCGGAGAATTCCGCCGGGATGGTGCGCGCCTTCCTCGCCGAGGGGGCGGAGGCGGGCCAGCCCTGA
- the gltB gene encoding glutamate synthase large subunit — MTQLLPIARSHTQKTTTTATRRAPTEGLYRADKEHDACGVGFIADINNVARHEIVKQGLEILVNLTHRGAVGADPEMGDGAGLLMQMPDELFRAEAARLGFELPAKGEYAVGMMFLPPDHLDKTQVVEDVIAAEGQTLLGWRDVPVHSGVLSESVKASEPVIKQFFIGRGPGIENETDFERRLFILRKVISNTVYEGRSPAEFGFVICSLSCRTIVYKGMFLAHQLGAYYADLTDERFKSALALIHQRFSTNTFPSWGLAHPFRMVAHNGEINTLRGNKNWMAARQATASSSLFGDEISKLWPISYEGQSDTACFDNALEFLVQGGHSLAHAMAMLVPEAWAGNPLMSDERRAFYEYHAALMEPWDGPAAIVFTDGRQIGATLDRNGLRPARYCVTHDGLVVMGSEAGVLPIDETRIKTKWRLQPGKMLLIDLEEHRIISDEEVKHQLASEKPYQEWLDKTQIVLEDQRQVRSRAPRTNESLLDRQQAFGYTQEDLKLLLSPMAITGQEALGSMGTDTPLSVLSDKSKLLYTYFKQNFAQVTNPPIDPIREELVMSLVSFIGPRPNLFDLEGQTKRKRLEVRQPILTNDDLEKIREIGDIADDQFHTKTLDITYPAEQGAEGMADMIDRLCDRAEKAVRDGYNIIVLSDRLVSRSRIAIPALLATAGVHHHLIRKGLRTSVGLVVETGEPREVHHFAVLAGYGAEAINPYLAFETLTELHKGFPEEVDDAEIVERYIKSIDKGLLKVMSKMGISTYQSYCGAQIFDAVGLSQDFVDRFFFGTATTIEGVGLMEVAEETVRRHKIAFSDDVLMARHLDVGGEYAFRTRGEHHFWVADTVANLQHAVRGNAQDRFDEYSRLVNEESGRFTLRGLFRIKNADELGRAPVALDDVEPAAEIVKRFVTGAMSLGAISKEAHETLALAMNQIGGKSNTGEGGEDPDRFRPLPSGASKRSAIKQVASGRFGVTTEYLVNADQIQIKMAQGAKPGEGGQLPGHKVDAVIAKLRHSTQGVGLISPPPHHDIYSIEDLAQLIFDLKNVNPGADISVKLVSEVGVGTVAAGVAKARADHITIAGYDGGTGASPLTSIKHAGSPWEMGLAEAHQTLVANGLRSRIRLQVDGGLKTGRDVFIGALLGADEFGFSTAPLIAAGCIMMRKCHLNTCPVGVATQDPVLRRRFKGQPEHVINFMFFVAEEVRKYLAEAGFRTMDEAIGMVDVLDQHRLLDHYKAKGLDFRKVFVKMPEPMEEQRNTTRQLHPIETVLDRQLVAEARGAIDQHEKVVIEKQVSSIDRTVGAMLSGAVAKAHGMEGLPDGSVVVKLTGTAGQSFGAWLATGVTLDLTGDANDYVGKGLCGGRIIVKPRPESTIVPSEAIIVGNTVLYGAIAGSAYFSGVAGERFAVRNSGAVAVVEGCGDHGCEYMTGGAVAVLGYTGRNFAAGMSGGVAYVLDEEGDFKKRCNLAMVDLEPVVEEDDLMERLHHHGGDLETKGRVDVSVNMTHHDEERLLTMIQNHVKYTGSARGQAILDNWDLFRPKFVKVMPVDYRRAMEEMEAQRIGMAAE; from the coding sequence ATGACCCAGCTGCTGCCCATCGCACGCTCTCACACGCAAAAGACGACCACCACCGCGACCCGTCGTGCTCCGACGGAGGGCCTCTACCGGGCCGACAAGGAGCATGATGCATGTGGTGTCGGCTTCATTGCCGACATCAACAACGTGGCGCGGCACGAGATCGTCAAGCAGGGCCTCGAGATCCTCGTCAATCTGACCCACCGCGGCGCGGTGGGCGCGGACCCGGAGATGGGCGACGGCGCCGGCCTGCTGATGCAGATGCCGGACGAGCTGTTCCGCGCGGAGGCGGCCCGGCTCGGCTTCGAGCTGCCGGCGAAGGGCGAGTACGCCGTCGGCATGATGTTCCTGCCGCCCGACCACCTCGACAAGACGCAGGTCGTCGAGGACGTCATCGCCGCCGAGGGGCAGACCCTGCTCGGCTGGCGCGACGTGCCGGTGCACTCCGGGGTCCTGTCGGAGTCGGTGAAGGCGTCCGAGCCGGTCATCAAGCAGTTCTTCATCGGTCGCGGGCCGGGGATCGAGAACGAGACGGACTTCGAGCGCCGGCTCTTCATCCTGCGCAAGGTGATCTCGAACACCGTCTACGAGGGCCGGTCGCCGGCCGAGTTCGGTTTCGTGATTTGTTCCCTGTCCTGCCGCACGATCGTCTACAAGGGCATGTTCCTCGCCCACCAGCTCGGCGCCTACTACGCCGACCTGACGGACGAGCGGTTCAAGTCGGCGCTGGCGCTCATCCACCAGCGCTTCTCGACCAACACGTTCCCGTCCTGGGGCCTCGCCCATCCGTTCCGCATGGTCGCCCACAACGGCGAGATCAACACCCTGCGGGGCAACAAGAACTGGATGGCCGCGCGCCAGGCGACGGCGTCCTCGTCGCTGTTCGGCGACGAGATCTCCAAGCTGTGGCCGATCTCCTACGAGGGCCAGTCCGACACCGCCTGCTTCGACAACGCGCTGGAATTCCTCGTCCAGGGCGGGCACTCGCTCGCCCACGCGATGGCGATGCTGGTGCCCGAGGCCTGGGCCGGCAACCCGCTGATGAGCGACGAGCGGCGCGCCTTCTACGAGTACCACGCCGCCCTGATGGAGCCGTGGGACGGACCGGCCGCGATCGTCTTCACCGACGGGCGCCAGATCGGCGCGACGCTCGACCGGAACGGCCTGCGCCCGGCGCGCTACTGCGTGACCCACGACGGTCTCGTCGTGATGGGCTCCGAGGCCGGCGTGCTGCCGATCGACGAGACCCGCATCAAGACCAAGTGGCGCCTCCAGCCCGGCAAGATGCTGCTCATCGACCTCGAGGAGCACCGCATCATCTCCGACGAGGAGGTGAAGCATCAGCTCGCGTCCGAGAAGCCGTACCAGGAGTGGCTCGACAAGACGCAGATCGTCCTCGAGGACCAGCGCCAGGTGCGCAGCCGCGCGCCGCGCACGAACGAGTCGCTGCTCGACCGCCAGCAGGCCTTCGGCTACACGCAGGAAGACCTGAAGCTGCTCCTGTCGCCGATGGCGATCACCGGGCAGGAGGCGCTCGGCTCGATGGGCACCGACACGCCGCTGTCGGTCCTCTCGGACAAGTCGAAGCTGCTCTACACGTACTTCAAGCAGAACTTCGCCCAGGTGACGAACCCGCCGATCGACCCGATCCGCGAGGAGCTCGTCATGAGCCTGGTGTCGTTCATCGGCCCACGCCCGAACCTCTTCGACCTTGAGGGGCAGACCAAGCGCAAGCGGCTCGAGGTGCGCCAGCCGATCCTGACGAACGACGATCTGGAGAAGATCCGCGAGATCGGCGACATCGCGGACGACCAGTTCCACACCAAGACGCTGGACATCACCTACCCGGCCGAGCAGGGCGCGGAGGGGATGGCCGACATGATCGACCGCCTGTGCGACCGGGCCGAGAAGGCGGTGCGCGACGGGTACAACATCATCGTCCTGTCGGACCGTCTGGTGTCGCGCTCGCGCATCGCGATCCCGGCGCTGCTGGCGACGGCGGGCGTCCACCATCACCTGATCCGCAAGGGCCTGCGCACGTCCGTCGGCCTCGTCGTGGAGACGGGTGAGCCGCGCGAGGTGCATCACTTCGCCGTCCTCGCCGGCTACGGCGCGGAGGCGATCAACCCGTACCTCGCGTTCGAGACGCTGACCGAGCTCCACAAGGGCTTCCCGGAGGAGGTCGACGACGCCGAGATCGTCGAGCGGTACATCAAGTCGATCGACAAGGGGCTGCTGAAGGTGATGTCCAAGATGGGCATCTCCACCTACCAGTCGTACTGCGGCGCGCAGATCTTCGACGCCGTGGGCCTCAGCCAGGACTTCGTCGACCGCTTCTTCTTCGGCACCGCGACGACGATCGAGGGCGTCGGCCTCATGGAGGTCGCCGAGGAGACCGTGCGCCGGCACAAGATCGCCTTCTCCGACGACGTGCTGATGGCCCGTCACCTGGACGTCGGCGGCGAGTACGCCTTCCGCACGCGCGGCGAGCACCACTTCTGGGTCGCCGACACGGTCGCCAACCTGCAGCACGCCGTCCGCGGCAACGCGCAGGACAGGTTCGACGAGTACTCCCGCCTCGTGAACGAGGAGTCGGGCCGGTTCACCCTGCGCGGCCTCTTCCGCATCAAGAACGCGGACGAGCTCGGCCGCGCCCCCGTCGCGCTCGATGACGTCGAGCCGGCGGCGGAGATCGTCAAGCGCTTCGTGACGGGTGCGATGAGCCTCGGCGCCATCTCCAAGGAGGCGCACGAGACGCTGGCGCTCGCCATGAACCAGATCGGCGGCAAGTCGAACACGGGTGAGGGCGGCGAGGATCCGGACCGGTTCCGTCCGCTCCCGTCCGGCGCGTCCAAGCGCTCGGCGATCAAGCAGGTCGCCTCGGGCCGCTTCGGCGTGACGACCGAGTACCTGGTCAACGCCGACCAGATCCAGATCAAGATGGCGCAGGGTGCCAAGCCCGGCGAAGGCGGCCAGCTGCCCGGCCACAAGGTTGACGCGGTGATCGCCAAGCTGCGCCACTCGACGCAGGGCGTGGGCCTCATCTCTCCGCCGCCGCACCACGACATCTACTCGATCGAGGATCTGGCGCAGCTCATCTTCGACCTGAAGAACGTCAACCCGGGGGCCGACATCTCGGTCAAGCTCGTCTCCGAGGTGGGCGTCGGCACGGTCGCGGCGGGTGTCGCCAAGGCGCGGGCGGACCACATCACCATCGCGGGCTACGACGGTGGTACGGGCGCCTCGCCGCTGACCTCGATCAAGCACGCCGGCTCGCCGTGGGAGATGGGACTTGCCGAGGCGCACCAGACGCTGGTCGCCAACGGCCTTCGCTCGCGCATCCGCCTGCAGGTCGACGGCGGCCTGAAGACGGGCCGCGACGTCTTCATCGGCGCGCTGCTGGGCGCCGACGAGTTCGGCTTCTCGACCGCGCCGCTGATCGCGGCCGGCTGCATCATGATGAGGAAGTGCCACCTCAACACCTGCCCGGTGGGCGTCGCGACCCAGGACCCGGTCCTGCGCCGCCGCTTCAAGGGCCAGCCCGAGCACGTGATCAACTTCATGTTCTTCGTGGCTGAGGAGGTGCGCAAATACCTCGCCGAGGCGGGATTCCGCACGATGGACGAGGCGATCGGCATGGTCGACGTCCTCGACCAGCACCGCCTGCTCGACCACTACAAGGCGAAGGGCCTCGATTTCCGCAAGGTCTTCGTGAAGATGCCGGAGCCGATGGAGGAGCAGCGCAACACGACGCGCCAGCTCCACCCGATCGAGACGGTCCTCGACCGCCAGCTCGTCGCCGAGGCGCGGGGGGCGATCGACCAGCACGAGAAGGTGGTGATCGAGAAGCAGGTCAGCTCCATCGACCGTACGGTCGGCGCGATGCTGTCGGGCGCGGTCGCCAAGGCGCACGGCATGGAGGGCCTGCCGGACGGGTCCGTCGTCGTGAAGCTGACGGGGACCGCCGGCCAGTCGTTCGGCGCCTGGCTTGCGACCGGCGTCACGCTCGACCTGACCGGAGATGCGAACGATTACGTCGGCAAGGGCCTCTGCGGCGGGCGGATCATCGTCAAGCCGCGGCCGGAGTCGACCATCGTCCCGAGCGAGGCGATCATCGTCGGCAACACCGTGCTCTACGGCGCGATCGCCGGCTCGGCCTACTTCTCGGGCGTGGCGGGCGAGCGCTTCGCGGTGCGCAACTCCGGCGCGGTCGCGGTGGTGGAAGGCTGCGGCGACCACGGCTGCGAGTACATGACCGGCGGTGCGGTCGCGGTGCTCGGCTACACGGGCCGCAACTTCGCGGCGGGCATGTCCGGCGGCGTCGCCTACGTGCTCGACGAGGAGGGCGACTTCAAGAAGCGCTGCAACCTCGCGATGGTCGACCTCGAGCCGGTCGTCGAGGAGGACGACCTCATGGAGCGCCTCCACCACCATGGCGGCGACCTCGAGACGAAGGGGCGCGTCGACGTCTCCGTCAACATGACGCACCACGACGAGGAGCGCCTGCTGACCATGATCCAGAACCACGTGAAGTACACGGGTTCGGCGCGCGGTCAGGCGATCCTCGACAACTGGGACCTCTTCCGGCCGAAGTTCGTGAAGGTCATGCCGGTCGACTATCGCCGCGCGATGGAAGAGATGGAGGCACAGCGCATCGGGATGGCGGCGGAGTGA